The genomic DNA GAATGCAGGATCCACAAAAAAATGCCGGGTATCCATTACTTTCGCACGGGAGTCAGGTGTTCCCTCAGGGGAGCCTGAACTCCAGAATGCGATCTCATCCCCGGCCCTGACATTACAATCTGATATATCAAGGTCATTTTCTCCGACAAATACCGTCCCTTCCTTTGGAATTTTTGAATCCAGTGCATATGCCCCGGTCCCGAAGAGCAGAAGAGTGAGTATGAGTATCAGGAAAAATCTGGACAAATCCATAATAAAGTATCATTTTCGCTTTTTTTAGATATTTGCGTGCTGAAGGACTTTGGTAAGGCGAGAGCATCATATTCCATGAAGGAAGAGTACTATCACGCAGTTCGCTCTTGTTATTCTGGGTCTTGTCTTTGTCCTGATTGCAATCCGTCAGGTCGGCCGGTTTTCCTTCTCGATATGGCAGGTTATGCTGGCCGGGGCAGTTCTGACTCTTATTACCGGACAGATATCACCGTATGATGCGATCCTGGCCATCAACCCCGGAGTCATGCTCTTTTTGTTTGGCATGTTCATCGTTGGAGAAGGGGTAAAAAACAGCGGACTTTTGGAAGACTGTATCACGTGGATCTGCCGGCATGCATCATCAGGTACCATGCTTCTGGTTCTCATCATCGGGACCATGGGACTATTATCAGCAGTTTTGATGAATGACACCATCGCTATTATCGGAGCACCCCTCATCCTGATTCTGGCCGGGCGACTTGGGGTCTCAAAACCCGGAGCAATGATTGCCCTCTGCTTTTCGGTTACAACCGGAAGTGTATTCAGCCCTATCGGAAATCCCCAGAATTATCTCATCGCCTCATATGTTCCAGATCTGTCCCCGTATCTCCTCTTTTTTTCAGGCCTTTTTATTCCGACTCTCCTCTCCCTCGGTGTGATCTTCCTCTTCCTGCGTCCGCTTTTCAGGGAAGTCAGTAACCCTGCTGAAGGATGCAGATTCGGGGAGATATCTCCGGATACCAAACCATGGCCGGTGTATCTCTCCTTTCTTTGTATATTCACCGGTATCGGACTGCAGATTATCAGCGGGCTTTTTCAGATGGGGTGGGCAGTTCCTATCGAGTGGATTGCAATCACCGCCGCCATTCCGGTTCTGGTTTTTTCAAAAGAGCGGATAAGACTTCTGAGAAATATCGACTGGCACACCCTCATCTTCTTTGCAGCGATGTTTGTCCTGATGCAGAGTGTGTATAATACCGGGTTCTTCCAAGGGCTGATACCGGAGACAGGAGGGACGGACATTCTGCTTGTGTTGGTTGCAGGGATTCTGTTCTCACAGGTTATTTCAAATGTCCCTTTTGTAGCTCTCTTCCAGCCGCTCCTGTTATCATCGGGAGTTTCCCCATCAATCGTTCTGGCTCTTGCGTCAGGAAGCACCATCGCAGGAAACCTTACCATTCTCGGTGCAGCCAGCAATGTCATCATCGTCCAGCAGGCAGAGCGACAGGGAGTTCATATTTCCATGAGATTATTCTGCAGATATGGTATTCCGGTGACATTCTTTCAGATGTGTATCTATGCGGTTTTTCTGATGGCAATACCCTACGAAAGCATCTGACTGGGCACACGCAGGTATTGCAGGGCATATCTTTAAATATGACAAATAAAAGACGATGATTTATTCCCAGGATTGTCCCATGTCAGGAATACTGGTCGTTGATGACAAGCCCGCGCACCGGGATCAGATTGCGGAGATACTCACCAATGCCGGATATCTGGTAACCGGTAAAGCCTCGTCAGGGGCTGAAGCGATAACCATGTTTCATCAGATGGAACCAGACCTGGTAACACTGGATCTTATCATGCCTGATATGAACGGTATGGATCTCCTCAGGATCATGAAGGGGACAAGTCCAATGGTATCATTTCTCATCTGCACGTCCATCTGCCATGAGATGATTGCAGACCTTGCAAAGCGATCCGGTGCTGATGCTCTTTTTCACAAACCTATCTCTGATTCATCACTTCTTGCAGCAGTTTCCAAAATCCTGGGAGCACCGCACCAGGAAAAGGAAGCTTAATTTAAAATTTCATGAGTGATGATCCGGGAGGGGATCCCGGACCTGAAAACAAGGTTTATGGGGTGTATCCATTTCCGGTCCAGTGCAGTTTATTGTGCGGGGAGTGCTGGATGGGGGGTTTTTTGGATTGCCTGAACCGGTCATGTCTCTTCTGGTTTTGTATTATCCTCTGGTGAGGATGGCATACCGGATGGGTAGGTGTGGGGCTTTTTGCGTTCCAGCTTTGGTATCACCTCCGAACCATTCGTGCAGGACAGTTCCTGCGCATGTATAGTTATATTTACATTCTGTTATATCTACTTTCCTCATGGACAAGGACTCTCAGCTTTTTGTCAGCAATTATGCGCATTTTCAACCCATATTCAAGGAGAAGATTCTTCAAATACAAATATCTCTTCGATGGTAACATGGAACCGGCGTGCCATTTTAAAGGCTAACTCAAGGGAAGGATCATATTTTCCCTTCTCTATTGCAAGAATGGTCTGTCTTGTCACGCCAACTTCCCGTGCAAGGTCTTCCTGAGTCATGTCATGCATAGCTCTGAAAACCTTGATCT from Methanospirillum hungatei JF-1 includes the following:
- a CDS encoding helix-turn-helix transcriptional regulator, coding for MKNKIKVFRAMHDMTQEDLAREVGVTRQTILAIEKGKYDPSLELAFKMARRFHVTIEEIFVFEESSP
- a CDS encoding response regulator, whose product is MSGILVVDDKPAHRDQIAEILTNAGYLVTGKASSGAEAITMFHQMEPDLVTLDLIMPDMNGMDLLRIMKGTSPMVSFLICTSICHEMIADLAKRSGADALFHKPISDSSLLAAVSKILGAPHQEKEA
- a CDS encoding SLC13 family permease — encoded protein: MIAIRQVGRFSFSIWQVMLAGAVLTLITGQISPYDAILAINPGVMLFLFGMFIVGEGVKNSGLLEDCITWICRHASSGTMLLVLIIGTMGLLSAVLMNDTIAIIGAPLILILAGRLGVSKPGAMIALCFSVTTGSVFSPIGNPQNYLIASYVPDLSPYLLFFSGLFIPTLLSLGVIFLFLRPLFREVSNPAEGCRFGEISPDTKPWPVYLSFLCIFTGIGLQIISGLFQMGWAVPIEWIAITAAIPVLVFSKERIRLLRNIDWHTLIFFAAMFVLMQSVYNTGFFQGLIPETGGTDILLVLVAGILFSQVISNVPFVALFQPLLLSSGVSPSIVLALASGSTIAGNLTILGAASNVIIVQQAERQGVHISMRLFCRYGIPVTFFQMCIYAVFLMAIPYESI